One Leclercia pneumoniae genomic region harbors:
- a CDS encoding YciI family protein translates to MLYVIYAEDIADSLEKRLSVRPAHLARLQLLHDEGRLLTAGPLPAVDSNDPGAAGFTGSTVIAEFESLEAAKAWAEADPYVAAGVYQKVAVTPYKKVF, encoded by the coding sequence GTGCTTTACGTGATTTACGCTGAAGATATTGCAGATTCCCTGGAAAAACGTCTTTCCGTCCGCCCTGCCCATCTGGCCCGTTTGCAACTGCTGCACGATGAGGGCAGATTGCTGACTGCGGGTCCACTGCCTGCTGTTGATAGTAACGATCCGGGCGCCGCAGGATTTACGGGTTCAACGGTTATTGCGGAATTTGAGTCGCTGGAGGCCGCCAAAGCCTGGGCGGAGGCGGATCCCTACGTTGCGGCGGGAGTGTATCAAAAGGTCGCGGTCACGCCTTACAAGAAAGTCTTCTAA
- a CDS encoding HI1450 family dsDNA-mimic protein, with translation MEMDLNNRLTEDETLEQAYDIFLELAVDNLDPADVILFNLQFEERGGAELFDPSEDWAEHVDYDLNPDFFAEVVIGLADEDGGEINDIFARVLLCREKDHKLCHILWRE, from the coding sequence ATGGAAATGGATCTGAACAATCGCCTGACCGAAGACGAAACGCTCGAGCAGGCTTACGATATTTTTCTCGAACTGGCGGTTGATAACCTCGATCCCGCAGACGTTATTCTTTTCAATCTGCAGTTCGAAGAGCGTGGCGGCGCAGAGCTGTTTGATCCGTCAGAAGACTGGGCCGAGCATGTCGATTACGACCTCAACCCGGACTTCTTCGCCGAAGTGGTGATTGGACTGGCGGACGAAGACGGCGGCGAAATTAACGATATTTTTGCCCGCGTTCTGCTGTGTCGGGAAAAAGACCATAAGCTTTGCCACATTCTCTGGCGCGAATAA
- a CDS encoding YciY family protein codes for MKRSKTEVGRWRMLRQSSRRKSRWLEAQSRRNMRIHAIRKCSVNRQRNSLLFAVQIQ; via the coding sequence ATGAAGCGCAGTAAAACTGAAGTAGGGCGCTGGCGCATGTTGCGACAGAGCAGCCGCCGCAAGTCGCGGTGGCTGGAAGCACAATCCCGCCGCAATATGCGTATCCACGCCATCAGGAAATGCAGTGTGAACCGTCAACGAAATTCGTTGTTGTTCGCCGTTCAGATTCAGTGA
- the tonB gene encoding TonB system transport protein TonB, giving the protein MTLDLPRRFPWPTLLSVGIHGAVVAGLLYTSVHQVIEMPAPAQPISVTMVTPAELEPVQVAPPPPEPVVEPEPEPEPIPEPPKEAPVVIHKPEPKPKPKPKPKPKPVKKVEERPKREERPVEPRTAPFQNTAPSRPLVSNTPSTAKPVVTAPSGPRALSRNQPQYPARAQALRIEGRVRVKFDVTPDGRVENVQVLSAQPSNMFEREVKNAMRKWRYEAGKPGSGLIVNIVFRLNGGATME; this is encoded by the coding sequence ATGACCCTTGATTTACCTCGCCGCTTTCCCTGGCCGACATTGCTGTCAGTCGGTATTCATGGAGCCGTCGTGGCGGGTCTGCTATACACATCGGTACATCAGGTTATTGAAATGCCAGCGCCTGCGCAGCCTATTTCCGTGACCATGGTTACGCCTGCAGAGCTGGAGCCTGTCCAGGTTGCACCCCCGCCACCGGAACCTGTTGTTGAGCCAGAACCCGAACCGGAACCCATTCCGGAGCCACCTAAAGAAGCACCGGTGGTGATCCATAAACCCGAGCCGAAGCCTAAACCCAAGCCGAAGCCAAAGCCGAAACCGGTGAAGAAGGTCGAAGAGCGTCCGAAACGTGAAGAACGTCCGGTTGAACCACGTACCGCACCGTTTCAGAATACGGCCCCATCGCGGCCATTAGTCAGTAACACGCCGAGCACCGCGAAGCCGGTAGTCACTGCACCTTCAGGGCCGCGCGCATTGAGCCGTAATCAGCCGCAATATCCGGCACGCGCACAGGCGTTGCGTATTGAAGGCCGCGTTCGCGTGAAATTCGACGTTACGCCTGACGGGCGCGTTGAAAATGTGCAGGTGCTTTCCGCCCAGCCATCAAACATGTTCGAGCGCGAAGTGAAAAACGCAATGCGCAAATGGCGTTACGAAGCGGGCAAACCGGGCAGCGGTTTAATTGTCAATATTGTCTTCCGCCTGAACGGCGGTGCGACGATGGAATAA
- a CDS encoding KPN_01571 family protein, with protein sequence MNPFLWVIIALFIVDALREYTQQPSLSAFIDYILTLSAHCMTI encoded by the coding sequence ATGAATCCATTTCTCTGGGTAATTATTGCGTTATTTATCGTGGATGCGTTGAGGGAATATACACAACAGCCATCTTTATCGGCCTTTATTGACTATATTTTGACCCTCTCGGCGCATTGCATGACGATATAA
- the oppB gene encoding oligopeptide ABC transporter permease OppB yields the protein MLKFILRRCLEAIPTLFILITISFFMMRLAPGSPFTGERTLPPEVMANIEAKYHLNDPISTQYFNYLKQLAHGDFGPSFKYKDYSVNDLVASSFPVSAKLGAAAFLLALVLGVTAGVIAALKQNSKWDYAVMGVAMTGVVIPSFVVAPLLVMIFAITLKWLPGGGWNGGALKFMILPMVALSLAYIASIARITRGSMIEVLHSNFIRTARAKGLPMRRIIFRHALKPALLPVLSYLGPAFVGIITGSMVIETIYGLPGIGQLFVNGALNRDYSLVLSLTILVGALTILFNAIVDVLYAVIDPKIRY from the coding sequence ATGTTGAAATTTATCCTACGTCGCTGTCTTGAAGCGATTCCAACACTATTTATTCTTATTACGATCTCCTTCTTTATGATGCGTCTCGCGCCGGGGAGTCCATTTACCGGTGAACGTACATTACCGCCAGAGGTAATGGCCAATATCGAGGCGAAATATCATTTAAACGATCCGATCTCCACCCAGTACTTCAATTATTTGAAGCAGCTGGCGCACGGCGATTTTGGACCGTCATTTAAATATAAAGACTATTCCGTAAACGATCTGGTGGCCTCGAGCTTCCCCGTTTCGGCTAAATTAGGCGCTGCAGCATTCTTGCTGGCTCTGGTTCTCGGCGTCACTGCCGGCGTCATCGCCGCGCTTAAACAAAACTCAAAATGGGATTATGCAGTAATGGGGGTGGCAATGACCGGGGTCGTCATACCGAGCTTTGTCGTGGCGCCGTTACTGGTCATGATATTCGCTATCACGCTGAAATGGCTGCCCGGCGGCGGCTGGAACGGCGGGGCACTGAAATTCATGATTTTGCCAATGGTGGCGTTGTCACTGGCTTATATCGCCAGTATTGCGCGTATCACCCGTGGTTCAATGATTGAAGTTCTGCACTCTAACTTCATCCGTACTGCGCGTGCGAAAGGGCTGCCAATGCGTCGGATCATTTTCCGTCACGCTTTGAAACCTGCGCTGTTGCCCGTGCTCTCCTACTTAGGTCCGGCGTTTGTCGGCATTATCACCGGCTCAATGGTTATCGAAACCATTTATGGTCTGCCGGGTATCGGCCAGCTGTTTGTTAACGGTGCGCTTAACCGTGACTACTCGCTGGTGCTGAGCCTGACCATTCTCGTCGGTGCGCTGACTATTCTCTTTAACGCGATCGTCGATGTGCTCTATGCCGTTATCGATCCGAAAATTCGCTACTGA
- the oppC gene encoding oligopeptide ABC transporter permease OppC — protein MMLSKKNSEALENFSEKLEVEGRSLWQDARRRFMHNRAAVASLIVLVLIALFVTLAPMLSQFTYFDTDWGMMSSAPDAESGHYFGTDSSGRDLLVRVAIGGRISLMVGIAAAFVAVILGTLYGSLSGYLGGKVDSVMMRLLEILNSFPFMFFVILLVTFFGQNILLIFVAIGMVSWLDMARIVRGQTLSLKRKEFIEAAQVGGVSTGNIVVRHIVPNVLGVVVVYASLLVPSMILFESFLSFLGLGTQEPLSSWGALLSDGANSMEVSPWLLLFPAGFLVVTLFCFNFIGDGLRDALDPKDR, from the coding sequence ATGATGTTAAGTAAGAAAAATAGCGAGGCGCTGGAAAACTTCAGTGAGAAGCTGGAAGTGGAAGGACGCAGCCTGTGGCAGGATGCTCGCCGTCGCTTTATGCACAACCGCGCGGCGGTTGCCAGCCTGATTGTGCTGGTGCTCATTGCCCTGTTCGTCACGCTGGCGCCAATGCTGTCGCAATTCACCTATTTCGATACCGACTGGGGCATGATGTCCAGCGCCCCTGATGCGGAATCGGGCCACTATTTTGGTACCGACTCCTCCGGGCGAGATTTGCTGGTGCGCGTAGCCATCGGGGGGCGTATCTCGCTGATGGTGGGTATTGCCGCAGCCTTCGTCGCGGTGATCCTCGGTACCCTGTACGGTTCACTTTCTGGCTATCTTGGCGGAAAAGTGGACTCGGTAATGATGCGTCTGCTGGAAATTCTTAACTCCTTCCCGTTTATGTTCTTCGTGATCCTGCTGGTGACCTTCTTTGGTCAGAACATCCTGCTGATCTTCGTGGCGATCGGGATGGTGTCATGGCTGGACATGGCGCGTATTGTGCGTGGTCAGACCCTGAGCCTGAAGCGTAAAGAGTTCATCGAAGCGGCCCAGGTTGGCGGTGTTTCTACCGGCAACATCGTGGTGCGCCACATTGTGCCGAACGTGCTCGGCGTGGTGGTGGTTTACGCCTCGCTGCTGGTGCCAAGCATGATTCTGTTCGAATCTTTCCTGAGCTTTCTCGGCCTGGGTACCCAGGAGCCTCTCAGCAGCTGGGGCGCGTTGCTTAGCGATGGCGCCAACTCCATGGAGGTTTCACCGTGGCTGCTGCTGTTCCCGGCTGGTTTCCTGGTCGTGACGCTGTTTTGTTTCAACTTTATCGGCGATGGCCTGCGTGATGCCCTCGATCCGAAAGACCGCTAA
- a CDS encoding ABC transporter ATP-binding protein: MTIIETASAPIAQQQGNALLDVKDLRVTFKTPDGDVTAVNDLNFSLRAGETLGIVGESGSGKSQTAFALMGLLAANGVIGGSAKFNGREILNLPEQELNKLRAEQISMIFQDPMTSLNPYMRVGEQLMEVLMLHKGMGKAEAFEESVKMLDAVKMPEARKRMRMFPHEFSGGMRQRVMIAMALLCRPKLLIADEPTTALDVTVQAQIMTLLNELKREFNTAIIMITHDLGVVAGICDKVLVMYAGRTMEYGKARDVFYQPAHPYSIGLLNAVPRLDAEGESLLTIPGNPPNLLRLPKGCPFQPRCPHAMEICNSAPPLVEFAPGRLRACFKPYEELV; encoded by the coding sequence ATGACAATTATTGAAACGGCATCTGCACCCATTGCACAGCAGCAGGGCAACGCGCTGCTGGACGTAAAAGATCTGCGCGTCACCTTTAAAACCCCTGATGGCGATGTGACTGCGGTAAACGATCTCAATTTCAGCCTGCGCGCCGGTGAGACGCTGGGCATCGTAGGTGAGTCGGGTTCCGGTAAGTCCCAGACGGCATTTGCGCTGATGGGCCTGTTGGCGGCGAACGGCGTCATTGGCGGTTCTGCTAAATTTAACGGCCGGGAGATTCTGAATTTGCCTGAGCAGGAGCTGAATAAGCTCCGTGCCGAGCAGATTTCGATGATTTTCCAGGATCCGATGACCTCCCTGAACCCTTACATGCGTGTGGGCGAGCAGCTGATGGAAGTCCTGATGCTGCACAAAGGGATGGGCAAAGCCGAAGCGTTTGAAGAGTCCGTCAAAATGCTTGATGCGGTGAAAATGCCCGAAGCACGTAAGCGTATGCGCATGTTCCCGCACGAGTTCTCTGGCGGGATGCGTCAGCGTGTGATGATCGCTATGGCACTTCTCTGCCGGCCTAAGCTGCTGATTGCCGATGAACCGACAACGGCCCTGGACGTGACCGTGCAGGCGCAGATCATGACCCTGTTGAATGAACTGAAGCGTGAGTTCAATACCGCGATCATTATGATCACCCACGACCTGGGGGTTGTGGCAGGTATTTGCGATAAGGTGCTGGTGATGTATGCCGGCCGTACCATGGAGTATGGCAAAGCGCGCGATGTCTTCTATCAACCCGCGCACCCTTACTCTATCGGTCTGTTGAATGCTGTGCCACGTCTCGATGCAGAGGGTGAATCTCTGTTAACCATCCCGGGCAACCCGCCAAACCTGCTGCGCTTGCCGAAAGGCTGTCCGTTCCAGCCGCGCTGCCCGCATGCGATGGAGATCTGTAACAGCGCTCCACCGCTGGTGGAATTTGCACCAGGCCGTCTACGCGCCTGCTTTAAGCCGTACGAGGAGCTGGTATGA
- the oppF gene encoding murein tripeptide/oligopeptide ABC transporter ATP-binding protein OppF, whose translation MNAIDEKRNVLLEIADLKVHFDIKDGKQWFWQPPKTLKAVDGVTLRLYEGETLGVVGESGCGKSTFARAIIGLVKATDGKVAWLGKDLLGMKPEEWRNVRSDIQMIFQDPLASLNPRMTIGEIIAEPLRTYHPKMPRTEVRDRVKAMMMKVGLLPNLINRYPHEFSGGQCQRIGIARALILEPKLIICDEPVSALDVSIQAQVVNLLQKLQREMGLSLIFIAHDLAVVKHISDRVLVMYLGHAVELGTYDEVYHNPLHPYTKALMSAVPVPDPDLEKNKSIQLLEGELPSPINPPSGCVFRTRCPIAGPECAKTRPVLEGSFRHAVSCLKVDPL comes from the coding sequence ATGAACGCTATCGACGAAAAAAGAAACGTATTGCTCGAAATCGCCGATCTGAAGGTGCACTTCGACATCAAGGATGGCAAACAGTGGTTCTGGCAGCCGCCAAAAACGCTGAAAGCGGTAGATGGCGTCACGCTGCGTCTGTATGAAGGCGAAACCCTGGGCGTGGTAGGGGAGTCGGGCTGCGGTAAATCGACGTTCGCCCGTGCCATCATTGGCCTGGTGAAAGCTACCGACGGCAAGGTTGCCTGGCTGGGTAAAGATCTGCTGGGAATGAAGCCGGAAGAGTGGCGCAATGTGCGCAGCGATATCCAGATGATTTTCCAGGATCCGCTGGCCTCGCTGAACCCGCGTATGACCATCGGCGAAATCATCGCTGAGCCGCTGCGTACTTATCATCCAAAAATGCCGCGCACCGAAGTGCGTGACCGCGTAAAAGCGATGATGATGAAAGTAGGGCTGCTGCCAAACCTGATCAACCGCTACCCGCATGAGTTTTCTGGCGGCCAGTGTCAGCGTATCGGGATTGCCCGTGCGCTGATCCTTGAGCCGAAGCTGATTATCTGTGATGAACCAGTGTCGGCGCTGGACGTCTCTATTCAGGCGCAGGTGGTTAACCTGCTGCAAAAACTGCAGCGCGAGATGGGGCTGTCGTTGATCTTCATTGCCCACGACCTGGCGGTGGTAAAGCACATCTCTGACCGCGTTCTGGTCATGTATTTAGGCCACGCCGTTGAGCTGGGCACCTACGATGAGGTGTACCACAATCCGCTGCACCCTTACACCAAAGCGCTAATGTCGGCGGTGCCGGTACCCGATCCGGATCTGGAGAAGAACAAAAGTATTCAGTTGCTGGAAGGTGAACTGCCATCCCCGATCAATCCGCCGTCTGGCTGCGTGTTCCGTACGCGCTGCCCGATAGCGGGGCCGGAGTGTGCTAAAACGCGCCCGGTGCTGGAAGGGAGCTTCCGCCACGCGGTCTCTTGTCTGAAGGTTGACCCGCTCTAA
- the leuE gene encoding leucine efflux protein LeuE produces the protein MFAEFGVVNFWTYVVGAIFIVLVPGPNTLFVLKTGIGHGVKKGYLAASGVFIGDAVLMFLAWAGVAALIQTTPVLFNVVRYLGAFYLLWLGGKILWSVITHKQQGESGSAEPAKMIMKRSLVLSMTNPKAILFYVSFFVQFIDVNAKHTGVSFMILALTLELISFIYMSFLIFSGAFVTRYLKTKKKLAKLGNGLIGLLFVGFAARLASLQ, from the coding sequence GTGTTTGCTGAATTTGGTGTGGTGAATTTTTGGACTTATGTCGTCGGTGCGATTTTTATCGTACTGGTGCCCGGGCCTAATACGCTGTTTGTGTTGAAAACCGGAATTGGGCACGGTGTGAAGAAGGGATACCTTGCGGCAAGTGGCGTTTTTATTGGTGATGCGGTACTGATGTTCCTCGCCTGGGCGGGCGTGGCAGCCTTGATTCAGACGACCCCGGTTCTCTTTAACGTGGTTCGCTATCTGGGCGCTTTTTATTTATTGTGGCTCGGTGGAAAAATCCTCTGGTCAGTTATTACGCATAAGCAGCAGGGCGAATCCGGCAGCGCGGAGCCGGCAAAAATGATCATGAAACGCTCGCTGGTATTGAGTATGACCAACCCGAAAGCGATTCTGTTTTATGTCTCCTTCTTTGTGCAGTTTATTGATGTCAACGCCAAACATACCGGCGTCTCTTTTATGATTCTGGCACTGACGCTGGAGCTGATTAGCTTTATTTATATGAGCTTTTTGATCTTCTCAGGGGCATTTGTCACCCGTTATCTGAAAACCAAAAAGAAACTGGCCAAACTGGGCAACGGTTTAATCGGGCTGTTGTTTGTTGGTTTTGCTGCCAGGCTGGCATCGCTGCAGTGA
- the cls gene encoding cardiolipin synthase: protein MTTFYTVVSWLVILGYWLVIAGVTLRILMKRRAVPSAMAWLLIIYILPLVGIIAYLSVGELHLGKRRAERARAMWPSTAKWLNDLKACNHIFAETNSDVASSLFKLCERRQGIAGVKGNQLQLLTSSDDVMNALIRDIQLARHNIEMVFYIWQPGGMADQVAESLMAAARRGIHCRLMLDSAGSVAFFRSPWAAMMRNAGIEVVEALKVNLLRVFLRRMDLRQHRKMVLIDNYIAYTGSMNMVDPRFFKQDAGVGQWVDLMARMEGPVSTAMGIVYSCDWEIETGKRILPPPPDGNIMPFEEASGHTIHTIASGPGFPEDLIHQALLTAAYSAREYLIMTTPYFVPSDDLLHAICTAAQRGVDVSIILPRRNDSVLVGWASRAFFSELLAAGVKIYQFEGGLLHTKSVLVDGELSLVGTVNLDMRSLWLNFEITLVIDDAGFGGDLAAVQDDYISRSRLLDARLWMKRPLWQRIAERLFYFFSPLL, encoded by the coding sequence ATGACGACCTTCTACACCGTGGTGAGTTGGCTGGTCATTCTGGGATACTGGCTGGTGATAGCCGGGGTAACGCTGCGCATACTGATGAAGCGCCGCGCCGTGCCGTCCGCGATGGCCTGGCTGTTGATTATCTATATTCTGCCTCTGGTGGGGATTATCGCTTATCTCTCCGTCGGGGAACTGCACCTGGGGAAGCGTCGCGCCGAGCGTGCCCGTGCCATGTGGCCCTCGACGGCAAAATGGCTGAACGACCTTAAAGCCTGCAATCATATCTTTGCCGAAACCAACAGTGACGTGGCGTCGTCCCTGTTTAAATTGTGCGAACGTCGCCAGGGGATCGCCGGCGTCAAGGGCAATCAGCTGCAGCTGCTGACCTCTTCCGACGATGTCATGAACGCGCTAATCAGAGACATTCAGCTCGCCCGGCATAACATCGAAATGGTCTTCTATATCTGGCAACCCGGCGGTATGGCTGACCAGGTGGCGGAGTCGCTGATGGCCGCGGCCCGTCGAGGCATCCACTGCCGCCTGATGCTCGACTCCGCAGGCAGCGTCGCCTTCTTCCGTAGCCCCTGGGCTGCGATGATGCGCAATGCCGGCATCGAAGTCGTGGAGGCGCTGAAAGTCAACCTGTTGCGTGTGTTCTTACGCCGCATGGACCTTCGCCAGCATCGAAAAATGGTGCTGATCGATAATTACATCGCCTATACCGGTAGCATGAATATGGTTGATCCCCGCTTCTTTAAACAGGACGCGGGTGTCGGCCAGTGGGTTGATTTGATGGCGCGTATGGAAGGCCCCGTCTCCACGGCCATGGGGATTGTCTACTCTTGTGACTGGGAAATCGAAACCGGTAAACGTATTCTGCCCCCGCCGCCAGATGGCAATATCATGCCGTTCGAAGAGGCCAGCGGGCACACCATTCACACCATCGCCTCCGGCCCCGGCTTCCCGGAAGATCTGATTCATCAGGCCCTGCTTACCGCCGCCTACTCGGCGCGTGAGTACCTGATTATGACGACGCCCTACTTCGTGCCAAGCGACGACTTGCTGCATGCCATCTGTACCGCAGCGCAGCGCGGGGTTGATGTGAGCATTATTCTGCCGCGGAGAAACGATTCGGTTCTGGTGGGCTGGGCCAGCCGTGCTTTCTTTAGCGAACTGCTGGCCGCCGGGGTGAAAATCTACCAGTTTGAAGGCGGCTTACTGCATACCAAGAGCGTCCTGGTCGATGGCGAACTGAGCCTGGTGGGGACGGTGAACCTCGATATGCGCAGTCTGTGGCTCAATTTTGAAATCACGCTGGTCATTGATGACGCCGGTTTTGGCGGCGATCTGGCGGCTGTTCAGGACGACTACATCTCCCGCTCTCGCCTGCTGGATGCGCGCCTGTGGATGAAACGTCCGCTGTGGCAGCGAATTGCCGAACGACTGTTTTACTTCTTTAGTCCGTTGCTGTAA